Part of the Vulpes vulpes isolate BD-2025 chromosome 13, VulVul3, whole genome shotgun sequence genome, AGAAACCTGGAATGGATCAAGTGCTGAAGAGGCCAGGTCACAGGACCAGGCTCCTTGAGGTACAAATATCAGCCTAATCACAAAGCCTCATCTACACATTGTGGGATGTCCCCCCTGATGGCAGAGCTGGAGTTTTTTCAACTGTCTCATGACAGAGAGGCATGAACAGGAAGAACAGGGTATCCTCCATTAAGAGACACCCGGGAGTCTAAGTTCTTAGAGAAGCCTGGGGTCCCCTCAAAAAGCaactccacagggagtctgctttacaCTCATTTCAGCAGCTACCTCAGAGAGATTTTCAGTGTGTGGGCTCCTTTCCTTGCAGTAATGCAGATGGTTCTGGATGGGCCCTAGACCCACACCTCTTAAGGGTCACTGCTGCCTAATATACATGCTATGCATGTGTCAGAACCAAAGGTTGAGGTAGCCAGGAACCTAGAACAGGGTAAGGGTCCAAAAGACCAAGTTGTAGGAAAGGACTCTTGGGGTTATGAGGTATCTGCCTAATTCCAACCTAACCTACACAAATGTGCATACCACCATTGAAAGGCAGAGCTAGAGTAATCTGGACTGTCTTGTCAGGGCTGAATCTGATGGGTTATTGGGGGGGTACCCTCCAATAGAAGACACCTGAGAACGCTGACTGCCATAGAAGCCAGGGACTCTAGCAGACAGTCTATGCAGGGACTGACAGCCACCCTTTTCAGCAACTGCCTCCACATAATTTTCAGTGGATGAGTTCACTTCAGTGCAAGTGGTTGCAGATGGGCCCTAGCTCTATAGGCCTGTAGAGTTCCAGCTGCCATAGGGCAGCAAACAGGGTATGTATTTAGCATGCACAAGTTGCTTAAGTCAGGGAAGCCAGAAACCTGGGACAGACTAAGTGCCATGAAAGGACAGGACACAGGTTGGGCTAACAGGGGCACATGGCATCTGCCTATCACACAGTTTAACCTACACAAATGAGTATCATACTCCTAAATGTAAAACTGGAGGAATATAGTcacgggatcgagttccacatcaggctccctatatggagcctgcttctccctctgcctgtgtctctgcctctctctctgtgactctcatgaaaaaaataaataaaatctgacttCCTTGTCAAGACAAGATGGCCTGGGTAACCTCCAATAACAGATATCCAGGAGCCCTGCTTGCTGGAGGATCCTGGAATACCATCAGACAGTAAATATAAATGGGACTATTACCAGTTTAAAGATCCACTGCTAAAATATTTTGGGTGAGAGATTGCTTCACCCTGATGACATTCAGGTGGTTGAGATCTGGCCAAAGCTCCAAAGGCCTGGAGTAACCAGGCAGCCCAAGGCCAGCTGTCAGAGTATAGCACAAACTCAGGATAGGGAAAGACCTAAAACAAGGCAGTGTCTGGTGAGCAAGGTTGAAGAATGAAGAAGGCTATTTGGAGATACTGACATTTGCTCTATCCCAGGctataatttcaaaaaatgtaaacattcccCTTGAAGATAAAGCAGGAAAACTCTAAACTCTATGTCAGGGCTGTGTCTGGTGAGGTGACCTGGGTATCCTCCAAAAGGACACATCAAAGAGCACAGATTACCAAAGACGCAGGAAACCTAATCATGCAGTCAGTCCAAACATGAACCAAATGTTTCAAGTTTAAAGTggataccttaaaaaaaaaaaaagaaagtggataCTTCATAATGCTCTCCTTGTGACCTCTCCAATTATACTGACTTGGCCATGAGCACTGTAAAACAGACCCAAGCCATTCCCTATACTGGCCCTATTATCAGCTACAGAAATTGACAGGTGATGTGGAAGAGTTAGAAATTCAAGAAAAACCTGCTCTGAAAGTATTCAAAAATATTACTGTCATACAGGAGCCAGGAATTGTGGTATTAGAATGGTTAGCAAACCCTTCCAACGATATGTACGCAGATACAGTAACAACCATGATACTGGAAGTTCAGTCCAACCCGAAAATCAGGAAAGGTGCAGTACAGAAGGtttctaaaaaattagaaatgcacGTCTATAGCAAGAGGCTGGAGATCATGCTCCAGGACATATTTGGAGAAGACTGTGTAAGCGTAAAAGATGGTTCTGTTCTCAGCGTCACAGTGGACTGGAAAACTGCTAATATAAACTTGGATACCCGGACTGTAGAGTGTGAAGAAGGAAGCGAGGACGATGAGTCCCTCTGAGAGATGGTGGAGCTGGCCGCGCAGACTGTACGAGGCCCTCACACCGGTCCACTGACACCTCGAGGTCTCTGTACGTGTTAAAGCTTTTTTTAATGCTCGACTCTGCTTctgttacttaaaataaaatacgtTAGTTGCTCtggcgttaaaaaaaaaaaaaaaaaagtgtgggatCCTACCATCTTGGGAGGCTGAGCACATGGTTCTCTTCACTAAGATGCTCAAAGGCCAGCAAAGTTACAGCCGCAGTCCCTGGGATGACAAAGCACACACTGGGCCCTCACCAGGCACCCAGTTATAGGGAAAGTGCCTGCAGAGGCCAGAGACTGGTGCCTGCTTTCAGATGTGTGGAAAATCTGCCTAATTTCAAGcacaaacattcaaaatatgaaaattccCACTGAAGGCAGAGCTAGAAAAATCTGGACTTCCAAGCAAGGGCAGGTATGACTAAGTCACAAAGAATAACCTCCAACAGAGACACCTAAAAGCCTTGACTGTTGGAAGAGCCCAGGAAACCAATCAAGTAGTTGGTCTAAATGGGGACTTAAAAGTTCCCAATAACAAAAGGAGGCTCAGAAATATCTTTCACGGTGTAAGCTCTTCACACTCTGAGTCCATTCAATCACCAGGGATCATCCAGAACTTTAGGGCCTGGGATGTTCCCTGAAGACCAAGACTTGCTAACAGGCTGCAGACTGCCCATGCATAGAAGGTGAAAGCtaagaggagaaaaatgacaaGACAGGTTTGGCTCGGGAAAGGGGGATATCTGGGGCCCTTGGCATCTGCCTCATTCCAAGCCTTATCCTCTATCAATGCTCAGACTTCCCCAGAAGGCAGAGCTGGTGAAAAGTGGCCTGCCCGGCTGGGCTGGGGCTAGAGCCTAGACCCAAGGCCCAACTAAGCAGTGGTGCTACCTTCCATTAAGACACAAGAGGCACTACTGAGTGGTGGAGAAGCCTGTAACCCCATCAGGCAGCCAGTCTGACTTGGGACTGGCTGCCTCCGGTACGTAGCTACTGCCTCAACGGCCTTTTGGAACCTGGGATCCCTGCACCCACAAGGATCAGCAGGTGATAGTACATAAGCAAGAAATCCATAGGCCTAGAGGACCCATTGTGCATATACACCAGCTGCTCAAGTCAGGGCAGTCAGAGGTCAGGAGGAGGGCAAGTGTTGGGAGAAGCCGCCGGGAAACACACTGTTCTGGCTACAAGGCATGTGGATAAATCCCAAATGCCAACTCCTCCAGTATGCACAATCGCTCTTAAGGGAAAGCTGGAGGGCATCTGGATGGCCAGACCGCCACTTGGGGCCGTGATTGATAAGACACACCAGGAGACCTCATTACTGGTTAAGCCGGGGGCCCACTGGCAGCAGGTCCACAGTGGGATGGAAAACAGTGCCCTGAAAAAGGTTTGTTGGGGGCTGGTGGACTCCTACAGGACTGGAAGCAGGGAAACTACTTGGAGACCAACCAGAACTCCCCAAGCCCGGAGGGTCCCAGGGTGGGCTACTGCACCTGAGACACTGCAGAAGGTcaggggagtggggggaagggacCGCGATCAAGGCCAGGTCATTGATGGAGGCTCTGAGGGGCTGGGAGGAATGTGTGTCTCATGCTCATGGAAAGCAGCAACCTTTCCAAATGTAGAAATTCCTTTTGGGGGCAGACATGGAGGAGTTTGAACTTCACCACCAGGGCAGGGGCTATTTATAAAAGCCCCAATAGGAAACATTCAAATACCCATTACAGAACGCAAAAATGAATGTGGTAGGTCACACAACCAATACTACACCACACGATAAAGAAACAACGTACACACTATGGATGAAACAAAGATcatgcaaatgaaagaaaaaaaacactcaaagaaTACATTCtgtaagattatatttatataaaaaacaaaaatgggcaaaactaAGCTGTACTGACAATTTGGATAGAAGTTATCCTTAAGAGGAGGATGAGTTACTGGAAGGAGCTAAGAGGTAGGCTTTCTGGGGTGCTATAAATGTTCTGTGTTTGATCCTGTTCAATGGGTGTTTTCAACTCAGGAAAGTTCATCGAGCTACACACTTATGACatgtgcatttttcatttaaaagaaaacaattttgaaaggactcacctctcctccctccctaaCCTTTTGTACATCCTACCTTCCGGAGTCAAGATGCTTTTGACCTTCTGCAGGAAAGGCTGGTCCACAAAAGCTGGTGGTGGACAACTCACACCAGTGTTAGGTCCTTACTGTCTACATCAAACATGATGAAACTGTAGCAGGACTGTGCtgggaaagagaagcaaacaagTCTTTGTCTACCACCATTTACATTCCTACTCCCCATATTCCCTGTGACCTGTGGTGGCCACAGGTGGCTAAGTCAGAAGGATGACATGGAGACTGTCGTTTGCCTGTAAGGGCACTAAGTGTGCTGTCTAGGAAAGTCGTGGTCAATCAGGGTTCTGCTGTGAGCGCCTCACATGAAAGACAGGGCCTTTATCTGATCTTTTCCTCCCCGTTTAAAAGCACCttccaggggcagcccaggtggctcagcggtttagcaccgccttcggcccagggcctgatcctggagaactgggatcgagtcccacgtcaggctccctgcatgtagcctgcttctccctctgcctgtctctgcctctctctttctctctctgtgtgtatctctcataaataaataaatgaaatctcaaaaaaaaaattaattgaaaaaataaataaaagcacctaCCAAAGGAACACACATTCATGGGGTCCATGCTAGCATGATTACTACTTGGTTAACAGTCCATCTATACCAGTAATTTTCAATCCAGGCAGAACATTAGTCACCTGGGAATATTCAAAATACTTTGAGAATCTGGGCTCCATTCCTGACCACCTGAGTCAAAAACCCTGGCGTGGGAGGAACAGGTCAGAGAGGAGATAAGATGCCTCTGGTATTTTCCTTAAACTCCCAAGTAATTCCCAAATCAGGCAAAGTTGAGAACTACTGCTAAGGCAGCAAAGGAGCTGCCCAAGCCTTTAAGGGCTGACTTTGCAAATGGCTGTGGgagaaaatgttctcaaattagTTAGTGTATCTTTGCTAGTCCTCAAACAATAGCTGGCTCAAGAAAGATTCTGCTAAATGAGAAAGAACTGATGATGCATTGGATGTGCTCTTTGCTATAATGAAAAGTTTTTACAAGGCTTAAGCCTACAAAGTTACTGACTCTTAGCAAACTTTGAGACTATGATACCAATTATTCAAGAATTCATAAATACTGACTTAGGACTACTGCATGCCCATAACAGGGCATAGCACAGATCTTGTTTGGGTTTCTTAACAGAGCAGAACATGTCAGCTTATCAAAGTCCAAGAACAACCACTGCCCACATTTGTAGGAGTCCTCCAATGATCTGGAAGGTGGTTGTTAGAGGTGACTGCCAGACTATTCAAAACTCATCAACCGGCTGTCAATACAGCAACATGTCACCCACTAACAGCCTGCCATGAGCCTAGGGCAGTTTTCAATGTTTCACATGTACTAGCTGTGTTGGGCCTGGGCCCCCACACTGGCCCCAGCCTCAGAGGTAATCTCTGAAGCTCTGATATCCTTAAATTCAGTTTGCAATTAAAATCTCTGCACCAACTGTCCACCCCAGCACCAAGGTACTCACCCCAGGCATCCTTTTTTGCCACACCTTTTTTGGGAGATGCCCTAATCCAGTAAGAACCAGAGTATCAGCAAAGGAATGGGCAGACCAGGAGGGGTGGGTGGCCTGAGCTCGCCAGGTCCACTAAAGACTGAACCAACCTGACTGACTTCTCCCTGAGGGGCTCAGGCTCCGGGAAGCACCATCCTCAGCCTCCATATCAAGTGGCAAAAGGATCACAGAGCTCTTGCAGAATGTTAATATGCCTTTGTCATAAATCAGTGATACGAATTATTAGAGCAAAATGGAATCTCAATTCCAGCAGCAGCACGGCCATCAGCATCCCCACGGAGTAGCATCTGCCTCAGGGTTCCTgaacctcagcactactgacatttggggccagataattctttgtcatgggtggctgtcctgtgcactgtagggtGTTTAACAGGATATTTGGTCTCTACTCACTGTCAGAATTACCATCACCCTGCAATTACAAGCACCAAAAACACGTCTGCAGACACTGCCTGATGCTCCTCAGCTTTACAACCACTGATCTACATGAACGCTGTTTTGCTCTATCTCTGGCTTCACCTCCAGctgaaagactgaaaaaaaaaacactcccaaCACACACCCcaacttttcttcctcttttcctcaccGACTACAGACCTTAGGTTTCTTGGGAGGATGAGGAAGTGACAAGAACCCAGAGTCAGAAAAGAATCAGGTGCTAACTGATCTGTTAGCACCACAAGGGCAGAAACGGACTGTTTGGTGCTGTAGCCCAACCCCTAGCACAGTGCTGAGCACATGGTCGGCACCCTGTATTCACTGAATCAATACATCAACCAAGGAATGAACAAATCTACAGGTCTAAGACTGGGACAATGCTAATGCTGCCGTCTTAGAGATGAATTCTAGAGGCCCTTACAGGCCTGACAACCTTGGATTAATCTTCCCTCAGCACCCCTCCAAAGTCTCCAATAGCAGtaccttctcttccctccaggcTGGTAATATAGTCCAGGCCATCTGCAATATGGACCTTCATCCGCTCGCTCTGGGAGAAGCCAAACCACTGAGTGGCCACGTCCAACATGGAGGGGTCGATCTCCACAGCATCAATGCAGGACTTCGGGAAATGATCGTGGACAAAAAGGGGGAGgctgcccccacccaggcctACCACCAACATTGCCAGGGGTGTCTCtgcaataaaagaataaagtatcaTTTGACAATCTGCTCGCTGACAGTTTTATACCATCCTTGGGGACGGGAAAGGAGGAAGTTGGATTACTGGCTCTGCCCAGGGGACACACCGTTTAGAGGCCTAGCCTCTCTGTCTCATCCCAGAAATGTAGAAGCCAATCTGACATCTGAAAACTCACCCCTGGTTACACAATCCTTTCTTTACTAGATCCAGAAGCTGAACCAGTGTGTTACTATTACACACCTTTAATGATCCCCAAGCACTCAGCTGACATCGTATCACCATCCCTAACATAAGCATTATTAGATTCCCCATAGTAACTGGGAGGGATGATAGCCAACATCTCTCTCAAGATCACAAGGCAGTGGAGATGCAATGCCCTCTGCCCAGCTTTCAATTCAAAGGCCACAACTGCCCTCTCAGACACATAGCCTAGCGACAGCAATCCATGTGAGTGAGTTCCAGAAATCACAGAAAACAAAGGCCCAAATCCTAGCTGTAAGTAGAGAAACCTCAGCTACCACAGGAGGATAGAAGTCAAGAAACAAGAATCACCCAAAAGAGACACTAAATATAGGATTAATATCTGAGGGTTAAACCTAAGAACTGAGACTTTAGGGACATACATCAGCACCTATACAGGCCAAAAATACAGGGTGTTTCAGTAAGACACACTCAGGACTTCAGGTGAACAGCTACAAGCTTAGAAAAATGAGTACTTTTTTACTACTGTAGTTGGAGCCAAACCTGTTATTAGTAATAAGGCTAAGACTGTACTGCCCACAATAtaggtttttttatttaagtagaaATTCAAGTAAGAATTGCATCTGGTGCTCAAATTATAACACATGACTGAAAAGCCAGAAATTCTTCTAAAATGCAAAGGCATTTTTGGAGTCATGATTTTTAAAGGTTAATCTGGTTTCATGGGTAGACTCATAAGCAGACACTCATCAAACTGAACAACTTAAAATCTGTGTACTTTGTGTctcattgaatatattttataccttaatattttaaataaattaataaacaaaaaatttagaCATCCACACATGCAGCCTTTTCAAGATCACAATTAGAGTTGAGGGAAAAGTTActgaatgtttattaaattaacTTGGGAGATGGCTGGGAATAAGAAAGCTTTGCTGTATGAGCATTTGTTGGTCTCTAATCGCTGTGCTCAGAGCACAAGCCAGCTGACAGGGCATCCATCTGCAATCTTACAGGCCCCTCCTGTGGAGGGCAGGGGCACTTCCCTCACCTAAGAGCAGCTCCGGGTTTCTCAGCAGGGCAAGGCCAGCAATCATTGCTTTGTGGTGTTCACAGCACAGGTAACTCTTGTCAATGGACTGCCCTGGGGCTGCTGAGAGGTCCTCGGGAGTGTTAGCAGGCCGCTGCTTTTTCCTGTCCTTTTTCCGTTTCTTCTGGGCTAAAGAAGAGATAGAGATGATGAGCTCCTATGCTTAGCACTGTAGTCTGTGGAAATCAAACCATAAAAGCATCACTGTGCTGAACAAGCTTGATCCGACTTGAGAACTCAACtggaaatatacacaaaaattgtGACGTGGCTGACACGTTAATATTTTGACATCTGCCTGTGgtggctggttttttttttgccacagaaATTGGCAAGCAGTACATATAGGGTCTTTTTTGCCCTCTAACAACATGGTCTCTAAACATTCAACATATACCACAGGATACCAAAGACTCACAAGACGAAAAGTGGCAAAAACTAACATTGGCAACACTAAACTGAAGAGTTCGAGCCCCATTGCACTGAGAAACAGAAGGCCCTCACAGAAGAAGTTTATTTCCAAACCCTTTTAGAGAAGAACTTAAAAGTCACTCCCTCCTTCTTGCGAATTACTAAACTTGGACTTCCAGTTTAAATCTAATAACAATCTTGTAATTGCCATGTCAGGCAGATACTAACAGAAGGCCGGCCACACCAGTTCCGTGAACGGGCTCCCGTCTCCGGACAGCCACAGGCACTATCTGCCCTACAGGGGTGGACAGGGACAGAATCACCCACCACGGCTCCAGGACGCCATCTCCGCCTGGACTCCCCCAAAGGATCCCTCTTCCAGGGAGATCAGGAACGCGAGGAGGGGCTGGCGGCAGGAGGTCTGTTCTCCGAAGCCTTGAAGCGACATTTCTAACTTCCTTTGACCGAGCGGTGCGGGGAACCCGGGCCCCACCACGCACCCGGCGCGGACGCCCCGCTCGGTGCCCGGGGTCCGAGCACACCCAGGACGCCAGGCCGCGCTCACCTTCTCCCGGGGCTTGATGTACTTGTGCAGCAGCCCGCACAGCTCCAGGTAGCTTCCATACCACTCGAAAGCCTTCTTCCCTCGCTGCTGGAAGAACTTGTCCCAGTAGTCAACGGAGCCGAAGTCCTTCGAGCTTCTGGGTAGGAGGTTCATGCTGCCGGCGTCCGACTGGCCCACTCGCCCCAGGAGGGACCATGGGGCGGGCCCCCAACGCGCGCCGGCGGCGACCCTGCGGCGGGAGTCGTTCCGCACAAACACCCTCACTGACGTCTCCCCCGCTCCAAGCCCAGAGGGATGACGCTTCCGCGCCGCGCCCACACGCCAGACGCCGAGCGGACCCCACGGCGACCCTCCTCCCGGCCCCAGGCCGCGGCCCCACGTGCGCGGCCCTCACGCTGCCTCAGAGCGGGGACGCGGGACCCGCAACCACTTCCGGGGGCGCGGCCGCGCGATTGGCCGGAcacgcagccccgccccgcgccgagGCTCTGGCACCTCATTGGCCGGGACGCGCTCGCCACGCGCCTGCGGGGTCCACGCGGGCGCCGAGCGTGCCCCTGCGCGCcgcaggagggggcggggcctcgggcccAAGTCTGGGCGGAAGGGGCCGCGCTTCCGGGGCCGCCCCGTCGGCTGTGAGCGCCGCGCGGGTCCTCCTCCCCGGGTGTGGGGCTTCCCCGCGCGGCCCTCCCGGCCGGGTGGCCCGTTCCGCTCCGAGCGGACCTCGCGGCCGCTTCTGACGCCGAGCGCGGCCGGCTGCGGACGCTGGCGGAGGAGGCTCCCGGAGACGAACACCGGCGGAAGGGCGCGAGGCGAGGAGTGAGGCGAGCACGCCCAGCGGCAGCCCGCCCTCCTCGCCGCGTTGTCCTCTGCGTCTCCCGCGCCCCGTCCCCTCCCGTACCGCTTGGATGCTTGAGGTTTGTTTGGGAGGAGGCTGGCCTGTCGGCCCCCAGGCAGGATTCCCCTGTACTGTAGCGACGTGACGCTGCCGCCAGGAAAGCAGCTGCATGCTCAGAAGCTGCTCCTCACCTCGGCCCCAGGACAGCAGGCTCCGTCAAGCTCCTTTTGAGCATCAGCCTCCCTGACGTCACGCTGGCGCCATCGAACGTGGTTGCGACTGCTGCCTTGAGGCGCTTAACGAGCAAACTGCCCTCTCGGCTTACCTGATACCGTGAGGAAGGTCCTGAGAAGCGCGCAAGGGCCAGGTACTGGGGCGCTGGGAATAGCGGGAGGGAGCACGCAGGGAGCAGGCAGGCGGGCGTGCGCGGGGCATCGCCCTGTAGTCCGGGGGTGAGAGACCCACCCGCGCAGGTG contains:
- the LOC140594991 gene encoding eEF1A lysine and N-terminal methyltransferase-like; this encodes MNLLPRSSKDFGSVDYWDKFFQQRGKKAFEWYGSYLELCGLLHKYIKPREKVSAAWRPGCARTPGTERGVRAGCVVGPGFPAPLGQRKLEMSLQGFGEQTSCRQPLLAFLISLEEGSFGGVQAEMASWSRAQKKRKKDRKKQRPANTPEDLSAAPGQSIDKSYLCCEHHKAMIAGLALLRNPELLLGEGSAPALHRRGL